aaaatttgggttcagtatccctttaatataatcttACTGACTAgtaatttaaatcaatttgatttaaatcacatccACCCTGGGGTCACCTCATAAATGCTTGAGGTGCAGAAGTGGCCTCAAACAGTTCCAAAACTGCACACCCCAGGACGTCACATGCAGTCATCATCAGCACTTGGTATTGTGTGGGTGacaactaaataccaccctctgTACTTAGGAGGTTAAattctaatttattttaatatgagttttctgatgcctaataagagttttctgagtaaaacatttcccacatttagaacatgaaaatcctttctcccctgtatggaTTTTCAGATGGCTAAGAAGAGTTGATTTCAGagcaaaacattttccacagtcagaacatgaaaatgctttctcccctgtatgaattttctgatgcctaataagatttgatttgtgagtaaaacatttcccacagtcagaacataaaaatcctttctcccctatatgaattttctgatggctaagaagatgagttttctggttaaaacattttccacagtcagaacataaaaatcctttctccccagtatgaattttctgatgcgtaataagatttgatttctgattaaaacatttcccacagttagaacatgaaaatcctttttctcctgtatgaattttctgatgagcaacAAGATTTCTTTTATGGTTAAAAAATTTCCCGCATATAGGACAGGAAAATGGATTTTCTCCTCTATGAATTTTTAGATGTTTAAGAAGATGTGATTTcttaagaaaacatttcccacagtcagaacataaatttcccacgtggcttctttgattttgaagatgtaaagaagcatctgcactctgatcatgactaggattattgcagtttgtgaattcacctgtcaataagaaacacaatgggagtaatgttattaattacataattattttatcatgAGATCATATAAACTGTTCTGAATTAGTCAGTCCCTTACACTTGTAGTAGTCATTGTGACCACTAGACCTTTCCCTGCTTCAATGTTAAGGCTTAAGGACAGTTTACTGAACATTAGGGATAATTTCTGAGAATTCACTTAGTCAAAGAACGAACTAAATAGAAATTAAGGTTTTTCTACCTATGGATCAAGTCTTTCTAAAATTGTGTTCAcagaaacttttagtaatacaatTATTTCAGCCCATAAACTAATCTTTATAGCTACTGCTTGTAGTAAACAAAAGGATGACTCTAgaacaacaaaacaaataaaatgtctCCAAGTGGTGTAGTTTATTTAAGCAATATATAAAATCTTTATCATAGAGAAGAATCTCACTCATGTCAACTACACCTTCTAGGAGAATCAGCAGCTCCCCAGCCAGCTGTGTTACTCAGGCAGTTCTGTTATATCATATAGATGATGAGGATTATTTAGATGAAAAAGCTTAAAGCTAAACCAAAAGGATATCAACTTGTGACAAATCTCCAAAATAACATCAAACCACCACAGTTAGTGAGTTAACTTAAAAAAGGCTAAGAGCGTTTACATCACAGGAAAGAGGGTTAAGTTTAAAAACGCTTTAATATGCAACATTAGTGCTTATTGTTAAGTTTTATTGTGtgcgtgtgtgatgtgtatgttcaCTAATATGTACACAAACCTGTGTCCTGTTTCCCACAGACACACCACAGACTCACCTGTGCCATTTCCCACAGACACATCTCACACGTACACTCAACTGTGCGATGCAACCctcacacattgcacacatacactcatctgtgccctgtttcccacagacatgtcacacacaaacacttgcaTGTGCCCTACATCCGTCTTaagtgtcacacacgtacacttacaTTTACCCTGatttcctcagacatgtcacacacgtacactcacacgtGCCTGCCCTACTTCCCAAAGACatgtcacacaaatacactcacctgtgccgtgcTTCCCaaagacatgtcacacacgtacactcacctgtgccctgttttccacagacatgtcacaaacttacactcacctgtgccctgcatccctctcacgtgccacacatatacactcacctgtgccctgcttcCCTTAGACATATAACACACGTatactcacatgtgccctgctttccacagacatgtcacaaacttgcacttacctgtgccctgcatccctctcatgtgtcacacatatacactcacctgtgccctgcttcCCTTAGACATATAACACACGTatactcacatgtgccctgctttCCTCAGACATGTCATACTTGTACACTCACCTATCCCctccttcccacagacatgtcacacacttacactcacctgtgccctgcatccctctcacGTGTCACACATAGACCTACCTGtacttatattgtcacatatttcctgctctgcagcATCTGGCATATTTCTTtgccactgatcttctgtttgttccgtGTTACATGAAATCTTAACATCATTTtcacctgaagaaaaaaaaaggagaaataaataaatcactttttACAATTTCTGttgtctcttttttttaaaaatagtttaaaaaaaaatttgaaaatttttgtaatttaagctATATACACCTGAGCCTACATCACTAGCAGTCACATCAGTAAGAAACATTCTATGTAATGACATcagcacaacagtaaatacaaccGGTGTCATGCAGTAAAGTGAGTAAATTAGTATCAGTTATATTACTCGCTGCAAATACAGCCCCAattgtaaccaatcagaattctatttacttctattatcaaatttgcttcattatcttttaatcctttgctgaaggatcagcattgcactgctggcagctagatgaacacatctagttagccaatcacaacagacaaatgtgtgcagactcacactagtgtaggatatgtgtgtattccttttcaacaagggataccaagagaacaaagcacatttgtaaatagaagtgaatttaagaaatgaatttaaaagtgtcttaaaacgttatgctctatctgaatcatgcaagtttaattttggctttcctatccctttaactgctgagccatttcatacCCTTGTGCTGAAGCGGTTTTCAGTCTTTTGCTATAATTGTATTTACATAAGTTACATCACAATCGCCACAAATAACAGGTGAGTTTTCATCTATGTTTTATTGGGTGGGAGTAGTAGAACTAAAAgtgagacacatcacacacatacacttacctgtgccctgtctCGCAGATACAGGTCACACAGGTAGGTACCCTTATAATAGACACTGAAGAAttaaagtcaaatcagccaataggatgtaagcagctttcattctattggctgatctgaatttgtcagccaataggaatgcaagagtacccccatataaaagggggtactttgcattcaagcttcaTTGTGCGGTgggagattgcatgaagaggacctctgtgtcgcACGGATGAAGAGGATTGCAGAGGACATTGcagccgccaccgggatgaagatacaagatggatAGCGGCATGGAtgaagattaaagtgaaggtaaagttttgcgttTTTGTAAGCTTTATTCTATTAAACATCTACTATATAGTAAGAtcgcaaagttttttttaactatttgtatatataaaatagtacaataaacTGTTTGTAATTACGTTCTCGGCCGGTCTTAGCGcctccctccatgtatttccggCTTTTTCActctattacgtacagagcggtcccacccgctctatacgtacttcCAAAGCGCGTTCCCGATTGACGgacaacttgcgcatgcgcacactggGCCGTACACACATACTTACTTTTGGTCAAAACAGAAGAAATTGCAGCGCTCGAGTGAAATGTATCAAAACAGGTTGCAGCCACAGATACTGTTTCCAATTTCTTTTAAATAGACTGCGTTCTCAAGATTTCGTTTTACCTGtttgaattgcgcatgcgctaatctgGAGCGAGCCCGGCTTGGAAAGGGGAGGAAGTAAAGCCGACGCATGCGCAGAACGTCAAGCAATGttatgacgtcaaatgacggccgcctatcGGCCAGACTTACTATTGGCTAAGTGAAAAATGTGACCGgactgccaaaaaaaaacaaaaaaaaacgggcTGTTTGTCTAACGCTTAGAATTGGAGATAAAAAAGCTGATAAGTCggtaaatatataacaataaaaaaactcaTGACTTAAACTACccttaattttatatgtatttacatttgaatCAATCGAACcttgctaactttaccttcactttaaagaagatAGCCCCGcaaaggatgaagatggagccgtcgggATTAAGAGGATTTGTTGTCGTTCAGCAATGGTGAGTAACAattttggggttagggttagtttttttttttttgggggggggggggtttagattagggctttctttcatgtaattagcaagagtccatgagctagtgacgtatgggatatacattcctaccaggaggggcaaagtttcccaaaccttaaaatgcctataaatacacccctcaccacacccacaattcagttttacaaactttgcctccgatggaggtggtgaagtaagtttgtgctagattctacgttgatatgcgctccgcagcaagttggagcccggttttcctctcagcgtgcagtgaatgtcagagggatgtgaggagagtattgcctatttgaatgcagtgatctccttctaaggggtctatttcataggttctctgttatcggtcgtagagattcatctcttacctcccttttcagatcgacgatatactcttatatataccattacctctgctgattctcgtttcagtactggtttggctatctgctatatgtagatgagtgtcctggggtaagtaagtcttattttctgtgacactcctagctatggttgggcactttgtttataaagttctaaatatatgtattcaaacatttatttgccttgactcagaatgttcaactttccttattttcagaccgtcagtttcatatttgggataatgcattttaatttaacatattttaccttaaaatttgactttttccctgtgggctgttaggctcgcgggggctgaaaatgcttcattttattgcgtcattcttggcgcggactttttttggcgcaaaaattctatttccgtttccggcgtcatacgtgtcgccggaagttgcgtcattctttgacgttattttgcgccaaaaatgtcggcgttccggatgtggcgtcatttttggcgccaaaagcatttaggcgccaaataatgtgggcgtcttttttggcgctaaaaaatatgggcgtcatttttgtctccacattatttaagtctcattatttattgcttctggttgctagaagcttgttcactggcattttttttcccattcctgaaactgtcatttaaggaatttgatcaattttgctttatatgttgtttttttcttttacatattgcaagatgttccacgttgcaactgagtcagaagttactacaggaaaatcactgcacagtgctggagctaccaagctaagtctgctataaacttttggtatctgtttctccagctgttatttgtattgcatgtcatgtcaaacttattaatgcagataaaatttcctttagtactgttacattacctgttgctgttccgtcaacatctaattttcagagtgttcctgataacataagagattttatttattttaaatccattaagaaggctatgtctgttatttctccttctagtatacataaaagtcttttaaaacttctctttttttcagatgaatttttaaatgaacatcatcattctgatactgataatggttcttctggttcagaggtttctgtctcagaggttgatgctgataaatctttgtatttgttcaagatggaatttattcgttctttacttaaagaagtgttatttgcattagaaatagaggattctggtcctcttgatactaaatgtaaacgtttaaataaggtttttaaatctcctgtagttattccagaagtgttttatctccctgatgctatttctgaagtaatttccagggaatggaataatttgggtaatttatttactccttctagacgtttaagcaaattatatcctgtgccatctgacagattagagttttttgggacaaaaatccctaaggttatggggctgtctctactcctgctaatgtactactattcctatggcagatagtacttcatttaaggatcctttagataggaaaattgaatcctttctaagaaaagcttacttatgttcaggtaatcttcttagacctgctatatttttagcggatgttgctgcagcttcaactttttggttagaagctttagcgcaacaagtaacagatcataattttatagcattattattattctataacatgctaatcattttgttggtgataccatcttttgatatcattagagttgatgtcaggtatatgtctctagctattttagctagaaaagctttatggattaaacttggaatgctgacatgtcttctaagtcaactttgctttccctttctttccagggtaaatattcatttcgttcctttcctcacaacaaggaacaaaagcctgatccttcatcctcaggagcggtatcagtttggaaactatttccagtttggaatatatccgagccttatagaaacctatagccagctcctaagtacctatgaaggtgcggcccttattccagctcagctggtatggggcagattacgttttcttcaaagaaatttggatcaattccgttcttaatctctggtttcagaaacattgtttcagaaaggtacagaattggcttcaagttaaggcctcctgctaagagattcttttctttcccgtgtcccagttaacacagcaaggctcagcatttctgaaatgtgtttcagatctagagttggctggagtatttatgccagttccagttctggaacaggggctggggttttattttatctcttcattgtaccaaagaaggtcaattccttcagaccagttctggatctatcattattgaatcgttatgttaggataccaacattcaagatggttactgtaggtctatcctgccttttgtttagcaagggcattatatgtctacaatagatttacaggatgtgtatctgcatattccgattcatccagatcacttttagtgtctgagattctctttttagacaagcattaccagttttgtggctctaccgtttggcctagcctcagttccaagaatttttttcaaaggttctcggtgcccttctttctgtaatcagagaatagggttttggtatttccttatttggacgatatcttggtacttgctcagtcttctcattttcgtagaatctcatacgaatcgacttgtgttgtttcttcaagttcatggttggaggatcaatttaccaatcagttcattgattcctcagacaagggtaacctttttaggtttctagataaattcagtgtctatgactctgtccttgtcagacaagagaagtttaacattgatatcagcttgtcaaaaccttcagtcacaatcattccctttggtagccttatgcatggaaatgttgggtcttaggactgccgcatcagatgcgatctcctttgctcgttttcacatgcgacctcttcagctctgtatgctgaaccaatggtgcagggattactcaaagatatctcaattaatatctttaaaccgattttacgacactctctgacatggtggacagatcaccatcgtttagttcagggggcttctttgttcttccgacctggactataatctcaacagatgctagttttacaggttggggagctgtgtgggggtatctgacggcacaaggggtttgggaatctcaggaggtgagatttccgatcaatattttggaactccgtgcaattttcagagctcttcagtcttggcctcttccgaagagagagttgttcatttgttttcagataagacaatgtcacaactgtggcat
This genomic stretch from Bombina bombina isolate aBomBom1 chromosome 4, aBomBom1.pri, whole genome shotgun sequence harbors:
- the LOC128657060 gene encoding gastrula zinc finger protein XlCGF8.2DB isoform X1, translating into MNKMKKKLPEQILNHILEILYLLTGERVTNSLTASDMTGDKMTTERILTHTLQIMYLLTGECCVFQVPIKRDDVAVYFSMEEWEYIEGHKELYKDVMMETHQALRTMEIPGNESSGENDVKISCNTEQTEDQWQRNMPDAAEQEICDNISTGEFTNCNNPSHDQSADASLHLQNQRSHVGNLCSDCGKCFLKKSHLLKHLKIHRGENPFSCPICGKFFNHKRNLVAHQKIHTGEKGFSCSNCGKCFNQKSNLITHQKIHTGEKGFLCSDCGKCFNQKTHLLSHQKIHIGEKGFLCSDCGKCFTHKSNLIRHQKIHTGEKAFSCSDCGKCFALKSTLLSHLKIHTGEKGFSCSKCGKCFTQKTLIRHQKTHIKIN
- the LOC128657060 gene encoding gastrula zinc finger protein XlCGF8.2DB isoform X3 encodes the protein MNKMKKKLPEQILNHILEILYLLTGERVTNSLTASDMTGDKMTTERILTHTLQIMYLLTGEEWEYIEGHKELYKDVMMETHQALRTMEIPGNESSGENDVKISCNTEQTEDQWQRNMPDAAEQEICDNISTGEFTNCNNPSHDQSADASLHLQNQRSHVGNLCSDCGKCFLKKSHLLKHLKIHRGENPFSCPICGKFFNHKRNLVAHQKIHTGEKGFSCSNCGKCFNQKSNLITHQKIHTGEKGFLCSDCGKCFNQKTHLLSHQKIHIGEKGFLCSDCGKCFTHKSNLIRHQKIHTGEKAFSCSDCGKCFALKSTLLSHLKIHTGEKGFSCSKCGKCFTQKTLIRHQKTHIKIN
- the LOC128657060 gene encoding gastrula zinc finger protein XlCGF8.2DB isoform X2, translated to MNKMKKKLPEQILNHILEILYLLTGERVTNSLTASDMTGDKMTTERILTHTLQIMYLLTGEVPIKRDDVAVYFSMEEWEYIEGHKELYKDVMMETHQALRTMEIPGNESSGENDVKISCNTEQTEDQWQRNMPDAAEQEICDNISTGEFTNCNNPSHDQSADASLHLQNQRSHVGNLCSDCGKCFLKKSHLLKHLKIHRGENPFSCPICGKFFNHKRNLVAHQKIHTGEKGFSCSNCGKCFNQKSNLITHQKIHTGEKGFLCSDCGKCFNQKTHLLSHQKIHIGEKGFLCSDCGKCFTHKSNLIRHQKIHTGEKAFSCSDCGKCFALKSTLLSHLKIHTGEKGFSCSKCGKCFTQKTLIRHQKTHIKIN